In Plasmodium gaboni strain SY75 chromosome 8, whole genome shotgun sequence, the sequence ttaatatgtttttatgtaaatatatatatatatatatatattatttatttagttttacatattataacatatcTGTTTGATAATTAGAATGAATGtgatttatattaattctatataattttcctttttgcagtcttgtttttatatatccgataatgaaaatgtaAAATTGGCTAACTCACTTAGTCATAGGCTAAGTAGGTCATTAGCACTACGTTCTCATAATGAAGTTGGTCAACCTGTATTTAATGTTTTAAATGTAAATTTAAATACAGAAATTAAGAAAAAGGATATGATAACTGAAGTTGAGACAGAATTTGAAGTATTAGAAGTATGCGCAGAAGAAGAAGATGGTGAAAATGAAGTAAGAATAACAATGAAAACTAATTTAAAACCAGATTTGATTAAATTACATGCTTTAAATGAAGAAGtaacattaaaaaaatggaatTTTATTATGCACGATTTAGCTAAAACTgattataaaaaacaaaaagaCAAATTGAATAAAAAACCAGTAGTTAGAAGAATTGCAGAAGGTTTAGGTTACACTTTTGTATTTACAATAGGAGCACCTGTACTTTTAGGTGCTGTAGTGGTAGGAGGTTGTAAATGGATCTTCCTAT encodes:
- a CDS encoding exported protein (hyp9) codes for the protein MKSIKNNRTFNKMNIFILFINILVIGLFCVSVDFFNNSCFYISDNENVKLANSLSHRLSRSLALRSHNEVGQPVFNVLNVNLNTEIKKKDMITEVETEFEVLEVCAEEEDGENEVRITMKTNLKPDLIKLHALNEEVTLKKWNFIMHDLAKTDYKKQKDKLNKKPVVRRIAEGLGYTFVFTIGAPVLLGAVVVGGCKWIFLSKDSGKSFFRSLKKILF